Proteins from a single region of Desulfobacter postgatei 2ac9:
- a CDS encoding Fic family protein produces the protein MKIPVSPPDFIKTITERRELFAKAFDASITDEKGRYLHWDKLRHLTPPDELTSEEWWAIIRFKRQNLFTTLPLYDKSNQPFKFCTPDAVNRDLHWLDMNAAGTITANQPIANQGMQNTYLIKSLVEEAINSSQLEGASTTRHVAKEMIRQGRGPKDKSEQMILNNFHAMQFIREFKDDELTPSFLFELHRILTEKTLDDPEKAGVFRSENDKVYVSDHTGYNILHSPPNASELKKRLESLCKFANYKSDAGFIHPVIRAIILHFMLAYDHPFVDGNGRTARALFYWSMISQGYWLSEFISISRIMKLAPVQYGRAFLYTETDDNDATYFIIHQLEVIRNAIQDLHAYLEKKTKDIEEAQETLRSAKHLGGKLNFRQLAILRHALKNPRFIYNINEHRNSHGISYETARKDLLYMSDTLNLLSKLKEGRTFIFISPSDLEERIKKS, from the coding sequence ATGAAAATCCCAGTCAGTCCACCTGATTTTATAAAAACCATTACAGAAAGAAGAGAGCTTTTTGCCAAGGCTTTCGATGCAAGCATAACAGATGAAAAGGGCCGATATCTTCATTGGGACAAACTTAGACATTTAACGCCACCAGATGAATTAACCAGCGAAGAATGGTGGGCCATCATTAGATTTAAAAGACAAAATCTATTCACGACACTTCCATTATACGATAAATCTAATCAGCCTTTTAAATTCTGTACTCCTGATGCCGTCAATCGTGATTTGCACTGGCTTGATATGAATGCAGCCGGAACTATTACCGCCAATCAACCCATTGCAAATCAGGGTATGCAAAATACATATTTAATCAAATCGCTTGTCGAAGAAGCGATAAATTCCAGTCAATTAGAAGGTGCCTCCACTACAAGACACGTTGCAAAAGAAATGATCAGGCAAGGAAGGGGCCCAAAAGATAAAAGCGAACAGATGATTTTGAATAATTTTCATGCGATGCAGTTTATAAGGGAGTTTAAAGATGATGAATTAACACCTTCCTTCCTTTTTGAACTTCACCGAATATTAACTGAGAAGACATTAGATGATCCAGAAAAAGCAGGTGTCTTCAGGTCAGAAAATGATAAAGTGTATGTATCTGATCACACTGGTTATAACATTTTACATTCGCCACCAAATGCCTCGGAATTAAAAAAACGATTGGAATCTTTATGTAAATTCGCCAATTATAAGTCAGATGCGGGTTTTATTCACCCTGTCATCAGGGCAATAATACTTCACTTCATGTTGGCCTATGACCACCCCTTTGTTGATGGTAATGGTAGAACGGCAAGAGCATTATTTTACTGGTCAATGATAAGCCAAGGATATTGGTTATCAGAATTTATTTCCATATCTCGAATTATGAAATTAGCACCCGTTCAGTATGGCAGGGCATTCCTGTACACGGAAACTGACGACAATGATGCCACCTATTTTATAATTCATCAACTTGAAGTTATTAGAAATGCCATTCAAGACCTCCATGCTTATCTGGAAAAAAAGACCAAGGATATTGAAGAGGCGCAAGAAACATTACGGAGTGCCAAACACCTTGGAGGGAAGCTAAATTTTAGGCAATTAGCCATTCTCCGTCATGCTCTGAAAAATCCAAGATTTATTTATAATATCAACGAACATCGCAACTCACATGGAATTTCCTATGAAACTGCAAGAAAGGATTTATTATACATGTCGGACACATTAAATCTTTTAAGCAAGCTGAAAGAGGGGCGAACTTTTATTTTTATTTCACCTTCAGATCTCGAAGAGCGGATTAAAAAAAGTTAA
- a CDS encoding 3-deoxy-D-manno-octulosonic acid transferase — translation MTKCAFIPNFFKFYNMLWSAALPFLKKHPRLAPTFDRRINPVHLEPADIWIQAASAGEAYLAVCIIKALDVDRPVTILLTTNTEQGMEILTQALSQKEYSPHISLCFDIFPLDSPKAMDKAVYQVNPAVMVLLETELWPAHLYALKRNHTRVLIINGRLSRKSSRYYRLTKAFWRCFAPERILAISDQDAQRFSQVFSHTHIGIMDNIKFDRMKFQKTDTDSDVSALAAIVPRQLPLSILASFRRQEEKQIIDMVKGLKKEVPNQVIALFPRHVHRIAPLLKKLNNNGLKVYKGSQISSVLTGPAIILWDRFGDLYQAYKHAHVVFVGASLVPLGGQNFMEPAALGIPTIIGPHWQDFAWVGKEIFNTGAVTRCKNRQHVVKTMCRHLVKSGNRKTRIDAVSHYISQKQGGAQIAAETILASWKRNRPFIGN, via the coding sequence ATGACAAAGTGTGCTTTTATACCCAATTTTTTCAAATTTTACAATATGCTGTGGAGTGCGGCCCTGCCTTTTTTGAAAAAGCACCCAAGGCTTGCACCAACCTTTGACAGGCGCATCAATCCGGTTCACCTTGAACCGGCAGATATCTGGATACAGGCAGCATCAGCCGGAGAGGCTTACCTTGCCGTATGCATCATAAAGGCCCTTGACGTGGACAGGCCGGTCACCATTCTGTTGACCACAAACACGGAGCAGGGCATGGAGATTCTGACACAAGCGTTGTCTCAAAAAGAGTATTCACCCCATATCAGCCTGTGCTTTGATATATTCCCCCTTGACAGCCCAAAGGCCATGGACAAAGCAGTGTACCAGGTCAATCCTGCCGTCATGGTTCTGCTGGAAACAGAACTGTGGCCGGCCCATCTTTATGCTTTAAAAAGAAATCATACCAGGGTATTGATCATCAACGGCAGGTTGTCCAGAAAAAGCAGCCGGTATTACAGGCTCACCAAAGCGTTCTGGCGCTGTTTTGCCCCGGAGCGCATCCTTGCCATCTCTGACCAGGATGCCCAAAGATTTTCCCAGGTGTTTTCCCATACCCATATCGGGATCATGGATAACATCAAATTTGACCGTATGAAATTTCAAAAAACCGATACGGATAGTGACGTTTCAGCTTTGGCTGCAATTGTACCCCGGCAACTGCCCCTCTCTATTCTTGCCTCCTTCCGCCGTCAGGAAGAAAAGCAGATCATTGACATGGTCAAAGGATTAAAAAAAGAGGTGCCGAACCAGGTGATTGCCCTGTTCCCCAGGCATGTGCACCGGATAGCGCCATTATTAAAAAAATTGAACAACAACGGCCTCAAGGTTTACAAAGGCTCACAGATATCATCCGTTCTAACCGGCCCGGCAATTATCCTCTGGGACAGGTTTGGCGATCTGTATCAGGCCTACAAACATGCCCACGTGGTTTTTGTCGGCGCAAGTCTTGTGCCCTTAGGGGGACAAAACTTCATGGAGCCTGCAGCATTGGGCATTCCCACAATCATCGGCCCCCACTGGCAGGATTTTGCCTGGGTAGGAAAAGAGATCTTCAATACGGGTGCCGTAACCCGATGCAAAAACCGGCAGCATGTGGTTAAAACCATGTGCAGACACCTGGTAAAATCAGGAAACCGGAAAACCCGTATTGATGCGGTGAGTCATTATATTTCACAAAAACAGGGTGGAGCACAGATCGCTGCAGAGACAATTCTGGCATCATGGAAGAGAAACAGACCATTCATAGGAAATTAA